In Ornithorhynchus anatinus isolate Pmale09 chromosome 17, mOrnAna1.pri.v4, whole genome shotgun sequence, the following proteins share a genomic window:
- the NCBP3 gene encoding nuclear cap-binding protein subunit 3 isoform X3, with translation MAAVRSPRGPVKAATEPEAPRPPPSGVPEPMEVEDGELAAVPVRRSLRELVPDTSRRYENKAGSFITGIDVTSKEAIEKKEQRAKRFHFRAEVNIAQRNVALDRDMMKKAIPKVRLETIYICGVDEMSTQDIFGYFKEYPPAHIEWLDDTSCNVVWLDEVTATRALINMSSLPNHDKVKIRDANEEKAPEKIKKDKQEDLSENEAEEGEVEDDNTSDVELEALSQVEEDSLLRNDLRPANKLAKGKKLFMRFATKDDKKELGAARRSQYYMKYGNPNYGGMKGILSNSWKRRYHSRRIQRDVIKKRSLIGDDVGLTPPYKHRHSGLVNVPEEPIEEEEEEEEEEQDMDEDERVVVEYRDELQAFRQARDRSGSRRSSASDSDSDEMDYDLELKMISTPSPKKSMKMTMYADEVESQLKTIRNSMRADSITTSNIKNRIGSKAAASEKVADVRLLLEEKRQNTGQRPPASRVKSDVRQRLGKRAHSPEATPPSSTSAPRREPGSDVHSRLGVAKQDIKGLYSDTPGNLWTRLGSAPKAKEKSPGQTDGPARPPEEEEEEELQRAWGALIQEKEQSRQKKSRLDNLPSLQIEISRESSSGSDTES, from the exons CAAAGCCGGGAGCTTCATCACGGGAATCGACGTCACTTCCAAG GAAGCAATCGAAAAGAAGGAGCAAAGAGCCAAACGCTTCCATTTTCGAGCCGAAGTGAATATCGCACAGAGGAACGTCGCGCTGGACCGAGATATGATGAAGAAAg CAATCCCTAAAGTGAGACTGGAGACGATCTATATCTGCGGGGTGGATGAGATGAGCACGCAAGACATATTTGGCTACTTTAAAGAATACCCTCCAGCTCACATCGAATGGCTGGACGACACCTCTT gtAACGTCGTTTGGCTTGATGAAGTGACAGCTACACGAGCCCTTATTAATATGAGCTCTCTGCCCAACCACGATAAGGTCAAAATCAGAGATGCTAATGAAGAGAAGGCACccgaaaaaattaaaaaag ACAAGCAAGAGGACCTTTCTGAAAACGAGGCTGAGGAAGGAGAGGTTGAGGATGACAACACAAGTGACGTGGAG TTGGAAGCGCTGTCCCAAGTGGAGGAAGACTCTCTGTTACGGAACGATCTCCGCCCCGCCAACAAACTGGCTAAAGGGAAGAAATTATTCATGAGATTTGCTACAAAAG ATGACAAGAAAGAACTTGGAGCTGCCCGGAGGAGTCAGTATTACATGAAGTACGGAAATCCTAATTATGGTGGCATGAAGGGGATCCTCAGCAACTCCTG GAAACGGAGGTACCATTCCCGCCGGATCCAGAGGGATGTGATTAAGAAGAGGAGCCTGATCGGTGATGACGTCGGCTTGACCCCTCCGTACAAACACCGGCATTCAG GTCTGGTGAACGTCCCCGAGGAGCctattgaggaggaggaagaagaggaggaggaagagcaggatatGGATGAAGACGAGCGGGTGGTGGTTGAGTACCGGGACGAGCTGCAAGCTTTCAGGCAGGCTCGGGACCGCAGTGGCTCGAGGAGGTCCAGTGCCAGTGACTCAGACTCAGATGAGATGGACTACGACTTGGAACTGAAAATGATTTCCACTCCATCCCCCAAAAAGAGCATGAAGATGACCATGTATGCCGACGAGGTGGAATCTCAGCTAAAAACCATCAG gaactccatgagggcagataGCATAACCACTAGTAACATCAAAAACCGGATCGGGAGCAAAGCGGCAGCATCGGAGAAGGTGGCGGACGTGCGACTCCTTTTGGAAGAAAAACGGCAGAACACCGGACAGAGACCGCCAGCGAGCAGAGTCAAATCAG ATGTACGGCAGAGGCTAGGAAAGCGGGCGCATTCTCCGGAAGCCACGCCCCCCAGCAGCACCTCGGCTCCCCGTCGAGAACCCGGGTCCGACGTGCACAGCAGGCTAGGCGTGGCCAAGCAAGATATCAAAGGCCTCTATTCAGACACGC cagGAAACCTGTGGACTCGCCTGGGCTCGGCCCCCAAAGCTAAAGAAAAGAGCCCCGGGCAGACGGATGGTCCCGCGCGgccccccgaggaggaggaggaagaggagctgcagCGAGCCTGGGGGGCCCTGATCCAGGAGAAGGAGCAGTCCCGCCAGAAGAAGAGCCGGCTGGATAACTTACCATCTCTCCAGATCGAGATCAGTCGGGAGAGCAGCTCGGGTTCGGACACGGAGTCCTGA
- the NCBP3 gene encoding nuclear cap-binding protein subunit 3 isoform X2 — translation MAAVRSPRGPVKAATEPEAPRPPPSGVPEPMEVEDGELAAVPVRRSLRELVPDTSRRYENKAGSFITGIDVTSKEAIEKKEQRAKRFHFRAEVNIAQRNVALDRDMMKKAIPKVRLETIYICGVDEMSTQDIFGYFKEYPPAHIEWLDDTSCNVVWLDEVTATRALINMSSLPNHDKVKIRDANEEKAPEKIKKDKQEDLSENEAEEGEVEDDNTSDVELEALSQVEEDSLLRNDLRPANKLAKGKKLFMRFATKDDKKELGAARRSQYYMKYGNPNYGGMKGILSNSWKRRYHSRRIQRDVIKKRSLIGDDVGLTPPYKHRHSGLVNVPEEPIEEEEEEEEEEQDMDEDERVVVEYRDELQAFRQARDRSGSRRSSASDSDSDEMDYDLELKMISTPSPKKSMKMTMYADEVESQLKTIRNSMRADSITTSNIKNRIGSKAAASEKVADVRLLLEEKRQNTGQRPPASRVKSDVRQRLGKRAHSPEATPPSSTSAPRREPGSDVHSRLGVAKQDIKGLYSDTREKKSGNLWTRLGSAPKAKEKSPGQTDGPARPPEEEEEEELQRAWGALIQEKEQSRQKKSRLDNLPSLQIEISRESSSGSDTES, via the exons CAAAGCCGGGAGCTTCATCACGGGAATCGACGTCACTTCCAAG GAAGCAATCGAAAAGAAGGAGCAAAGAGCCAAACGCTTCCATTTTCGAGCCGAAGTGAATATCGCACAGAGGAACGTCGCGCTGGACCGAGATATGATGAAGAAAg CAATCCCTAAAGTGAGACTGGAGACGATCTATATCTGCGGGGTGGATGAGATGAGCACGCAAGACATATTTGGCTACTTTAAAGAATACCCTCCAGCTCACATCGAATGGCTGGACGACACCTCTT gtAACGTCGTTTGGCTTGATGAAGTGACAGCTACACGAGCCCTTATTAATATGAGCTCTCTGCCCAACCACGATAAGGTCAAAATCAGAGATGCTAATGAAGAGAAGGCACccgaaaaaattaaaaaag ACAAGCAAGAGGACCTTTCTGAAAACGAGGCTGAGGAAGGAGAGGTTGAGGATGACAACACAAGTGACGTGGAG TTGGAAGCGCTGTCCCAAGTGGAGGAAGACTCTCTGTTACGGAACGATCTCCGCCCCGCCAACAAACTGGCTAAAGGGAAGAAATTATTCATGAGATTTGCTACAAAAG ATGACAAGAAAGAACTTGGAGCTGCCCGGAGGAGTCAGTATTACATGAAGTACGGAAATCCTAATTATGGTGGCATGAAGGGGATCCTCAGCAACTCCTG GAAACGGAGGTACCATTCCCGCCGGATCCAGAGGGATGTGATTAAGAAGAGGAGCCTGATCGGTGATGACGTCGGCTTGACCCCTCCGTACAAACACCGGCATTCAG GTCTGGTGAACGTCCCCGAGGAGCctattgaggaggaggaagaagaggaggaggaagagcaggatatGGATGAAGACGAGCGGGTGGTGGTTGAGTACCGGGACGAGCTGCAAGCTTTCAGGCAGGCTCGGGACCGCAGTGGCTCGAGGAGGTCCAGTGCCAGTGACTCAGACTCAGATGAGATGGACTACGACTTGGAACTGAAAATGATTTCCACTCCATCCCCCAAAAAGAGCATGAAGATGACCATGTATGCCGACGAGGTGGAATCTCAGCTAAAAACCATCAG gaactccatgagggcagataGCATAACCACTAGTAACATCAAAAACCGGATCGGGAGCAAAGCGGCAGCATCGGAGAAGGTGGCGGACGTGCGACTCCTTTTGGAAGAAAAACGGCAGAACACCGGACAGAGACCGCCAGCGAGCAGAGTCAAATCAG ATGTACGGCAGAGGCTAGGAAAGCGGGCGCATTCTCCGGAAGCCACGCCCCCCAGCAGCACCTCGGCTCCCCGTCGAGAACCCGGGTCCGACGTGCACAGCAGGCTAGGCGTGGCCAAGCAAGATATCAAAGGCCTCTATTCAGACACGCGTGAGAAGAAATCAG GAAACCTGTGGACTCGCCTGGGCTCGGCCCCCAAAGCTAAAGAAAAGAGCCCCGGGCAGACGGATGGTCCCGCGCGgccccccgaggaggaggaggaagaggagctgcagCGAGCCTGGGGGGCCCTGATCCAGGAGAAGGAGCAGTCCCGCCAGAAGAAGAGCCGGCTGGATAACTTACCATCTCTCCAGATCGAGATCAGTCGGGAGAGCAGCTCGGGTTCGGACACGGAGTCCTGA
- the LRRC75A gene encoding leucine-rich repeat-containing protein 75A has product MESTSLDDVLYRYASFRNLVDPITHDLIISLARHIHCPKPDGASLGHVEKLCRQLTYHLSPHSQHCRRPGLSKRKPQAWLKAVLSGPPPDNTVDLSGIALSCRELDRLASYLQRCAAHVVSLELGFTDLTDASLQRLLPALAALPRLATLALPGNRLTRAALRHLTDALKDPAAFPCVTWIDLGNNVDIFSLPQPFLLALRKRCPQQGHLPTILEFGEGPPGSGDGEGPTDPGGLGRKELEPPPLAQT; this is encoded by the exons ATGGAGTCGACCTCGTTGGATGACGTCCTGTACCGCTACGCCAGCTTCCGCAACCTGGTGGACCCCATCACCCACGACCTCATCATCAGCTTGGCCCGACACATCCACTGCCCCAAGCCG GATGGAGCCTCTCTGGGCCACGTGGAGAAGCTGTGCCGGCAGCTGACCTACCACCTGAGCCCGCACTCCCAGCACTGCCGGCGGCCCGGACTCAGCAAGAGGAAGCCCCAGGCCTG GCTAAAGGCAGTACTGTCGGGGCCACCCCCGGATAACACAGTGGACCTGTCGGGGATCGCGCTGAGCTGCCGGGAGCTGGACAGGCTGGCAAGCTACCTGCAGCGCTGTGCCGCCCACGTGGTCAGCCTGGAGCTGGGCTTCACTGACCTGACTGATGCCTCGCTGCAGCGGCTGCTGCCGGCCCTGGCCGCCCTGCCCCGCCTGGCCACGCTGGCCCTCCCGGGCAACCGGCTGACTAGGGCCGCCCTCCGCCACCTGACCGATGCCCTCAAGGACCCCGCCGCCTTCCCCTGTGTCACCTGGATCGACCTGGGCAACAACGTGGacatcttctccctgccccaaccctTCCTGCTCGCCCTCCGCAAGCGCTGTCCCCAACAGGGCCACCTGCCCACCATCCTCGAATTTGGGGAGGGGCCGCCGgggagtggagatggagaaggccCCACGGACccaggggggctggggaggaaggagctgGAGCCCCCACCCCTCGCTCAGACGTGA
- the NCBP3 gene encoding nuclear cap-binding protein subunit 3 isoform X1: MAAVRSPRGPVKAATEPEAPRPPPSGVPEPMEVEDGELAAVPVRRSLRELVPDTSRRYENKAGSFITGIDVTSKEAIEKKEQRAKRFHFRAEVNIAQRNVALDRDMMKKAIPKVRLETIYICGVDEMSTQDIFGYFKEYPPAHIEWLDDTSCNVVWLDEVTATRALINMSSLPNHDKVKIRDANEEKAPEKIKKDKQEDLSENEAEEGEVEDDNTSDVELEALSQVEEDSLLRNDLRPANKLAKGKKLFMRFATKDDKKELGAARRSQYYMKYGNPNYGGMKGILSNSWKRRYHSRRIQRDVIKKRSLIGDDVGLTPPYKHRHSGLVNVPEEPIEEEEEEEEEEQDMDEDERVVVEYRDELQAFRQARDRSGSRRSSASDSDSDEMDYDLELKMISTPSPKKSMKMTMYADEVESQLKTIRNSMRADSITTSNIKNRIGSKAAASEKVADVRLLLEEKRQNTGQRPPASRVKSDVRQRLGKRAHSPEATPPSSTSAPRREPGSDVHSRLGVAKQDIKGLYSDTREKKSAGNLWTRLGSAPKAKEKSPGQTDGPARPPEEEEEEELQRAWGALIQEKEQSRQKKSRLDNLPSLQIEISRESSSGSDTES, encoded by the exons CAAAGCCGGGAGCTTCATCACGGGAATCGACGTCACTTCCAAG GAAGCAATCGAAAAGAAGGAGCAAAGAGCCAAACGCTTCCATTTTCGAGCCGAAGTGAATATCGCACAGAGGAACGTCGCGCTGGACCGAGATATGATGAAGAAAg CAATCCCTAAAGTGAGACTGGAGACGATCTATATCTGCGGGGTGGATGAGATGAGCACGCAAGACATATTTGGCTACTTTAAAGAATACCCTCCAGCTCACATCGAATGGCTGGACGACACCTCTT gtAACGTCGTTTGGCTTGATGAAGTGACAGCTACACGAGCCCTTATTAATATGAGCTCTCTGCCCAACCACGATAAGGTCAAAATCAGAGATGCTAATGAAGAGAAGGCACccgaaaaaattaaaaaag ACAAGCAAGAGGACCTTTCTGAAAACGAGGCTGAGGAAGGAGAGGTTGAGGATGACAACACAAGTGACGTGGAG TTGGAAGCGCTGTCCCAAGTGGAGGAAGACTCTCTGTTACGGAACGATCTCCGCCCCGCCAACAAACTGGCTAAAGGGAAGAAATTATTCATGAGATTTGCTACAAAAG ATGACAAGAAAGAACTTGGAGCTGCCCGGAGGAGTCAGTATTACATGAAGTACGGAAATCCTAATTATGGTGGCATGAAGGGGATCCTCAGCAACTCCTG GAAACGGAGGTACCATTCCCGCCGGATCCAGAGGGATGTGATTAAGAAGAGGAGCCTGATCGGTGATGACGTCGGCTTGACCCCTCCGTACAAACACCGGCATTCAG GTCTGGTGAACGTCCCCGAGGAGCctattgaggaggaggaagaagaggaggaggaagagcaggatatGGATGAAGACGAGCGGGTGGTGGTTGAGTACCGGGACGAGCTGCAAGCTTTCAGGCAGGCTCGGGACCGCAGTGGCTCGAGGAGGTCCAGTGCCAGTGACTCAGACTCAGATGAGATGGACTACGACTTGGAACTGAAAATGATTTCCACTCCATCCCCCAAAAAGAGCATGAAGATGACCATGTATGCCGACGAGGTGGAATCTCAGCTAAAAACCATCAG gaactccatgagggcagataGCATAACCACTAGTAACATCAAAAACCGGATCGGGAGCAAAGCGGCAGCATCGGAGAAGGTGGCGGACGTGCGACTCCTTTTGGAAGAAAAACGGCAGAACACCGGACAGAGACCGCCAGCGAGCAGAGTCAAATCAG ATGTACGGCAGAGGCTAGGAAAGCGGGCGCATTCTCCGGAAGCCACGCCCCCCAGCAGCACCTCGGCTCCCCGTCGAGAACCCGGGTCCGACGTGCACAGCAGGCTAGGCGTGGCCAAGCAAGATATCAAAGGCCTCTATTCAGACACGCGTGAGAAGAAATCAG cagGAAACCTGTGGACTCGCCTGGGCTCGGCCCCCAAAGCTAAAGAAAAGAGCCCCGGGCAGACGGATGGTCCCGCGCGgccccccgaggaggaggaggaagaggagctgcagCGAGCCTGGGGGGCCCTGATCCAGGAGAAGGAGCAGTCCCGCCAGAAGAAGAGCCGGCTGGATAACTTACCATCTCTCCAGATCGAGATCAGTCGGGAGAGCAGCTCGGGTTCGGACACGGAGTCCTGA
- the NCBP3 gene encoding nuclear cap-binding protein subunit 3 isoform X4 — MAAVRSPRGPVKAATEPEAPRPPPSGVPEPMEVEDGELAAVPDTSRRYENKAGSFITGIDVTSKEAIEKKEQRAKRFHFRAEVNIAQRNVALDRDMMKKAIPKVRLETIYICGVDEMSTQDIFGYFKEYPPAHIEWLDDTSCNVVWLDEVTATRALINMSSLPNHDKVKIRDANEEKAPEKIKKDKQEDLSENEAEEGEVEDDNTSDVELEALSQVEEDSLLRNDLRPANKLAKGKKLFMRFATKDDKKELGAARRSQYYMKYGNPNYGGMKGILSNSWKRRYHSRRIQRDVIKKRSLIGDDVGLTPPYKHRHSGLVNVPEEPIEEEEEEEEEEQDMDEDERVVVEYRDELQAFRQARDRSGSRRSSASDSDSDEMDYDLELKMISTPSPKKSMKMTMYADEVESQLKTIRNSMRADSITTSNIKNRIGSKAAASEKVADVRLLLEEKRQNTGQRPPASRVKSDVRQRLGKRAHSPEATPPSSTSAPRREPGSDVHSRLGVAKQDIKGLYSDTREKKSAGNLWTRLGSAPKAKEKSPGQTDGPARPPEEEEEEELQRAWGALIQEKEQSRQKKSRLDNLPSLQIEISRESSSGSDTES, encoded by the exons CAAAGCCGGGAGCTTCATCACGGGAATCGACGTCACTTCCAAG GAAGCAATCGAAAAGAAGGAGCAAAGAGCCAAACGCTTCCATTTTCGAGCCGAAGTGAATATCGCACAGAGGAACGTCGCGCTGGACCGAGATATGATGAAGAAAg CAATCCCTAAAGTGAGACTGGAGACGATCTATATCTGCGGGGTGGATGAGATGAGCACGCAAGACATATTTGGCTACTTTAAAGAATACCCTCCAGCTCACATCGAATGGCTGGACGACACCTCTT gtAACGTCGTTTGGCTTGATGAAGTGACAGCTACACGAGCCCTTATTAATATGAGCTCTCTGCCCAACCACGATAAGGTCAAAATCAGAGATGCTAATGAAGAGAAGGCACccgaaaaaattaaaaaag ACAAGCAAGAGGACCTTTCTGAAAACGAGGCTGAGGAAGGAGAGGTTGAGGATGACAACACAAGTGACGTGGAG TTGGAAGCGCTGTCCCAAGTGGAGGAAGACTCTCTGTTACGGAACGATCTCCGCCCCGCCAACAAACTGGCTAAAGGGAAGAAATTATTCATGAGATTTGCTACAAAAG ATGACAAGAAAGAACTTGGAGCTGCCCGGAGGAGTCAGTATTACATGAAGTACGGAAATCCTAATTATGGTGGCATGAAGGGGATCCTCAGCAACTCCTG GAAACGGAGGTACCATTCCCGCCGGATCCAGAGGGATGTGATTAAGAAGAGGAGCCTGATCGGTGATGACGTCGGCTTGACCCCTCCGTACAAACACCGGCATTCAG GTCTGGTGAACGTCCCCGAGGAGCctattgaggaggaggaagaagaggaggaggaagagcaggatatGGATGAAGACGAGCGGGTGGTGGTTGAGTACCGGGACGAGCTGCAAGCTTTCAGGCAGGCTCGGGACCGCAGTGGCTCGAGGAGGTCCAGTGCCAGTGACTCAGACTCAGATGAGATGGACTACGACTTGGAACTGAAAATGATTTCCACTCCATCCCCCAAAAAGAGCATGAAGATGACCATGTATGCCGACGAGGTGGAATCTCAGCTAAAAACCATCAG gaactccatgagggcagataGCATAACCACTAGTAACATCAAAAACCGGATCGGGAGCAAAGCGGCAGCATCGGAGAAGGTGGCGGACGTGCGACTCCTTTTGGAAGAAAAACGGCAGAACACCGGACAGAGACCGCCAGCGAGCAGAGTCAAATCAG ATGTACGGCAGAGGCTAGGAAAGCGGGCGCATTCTCCGGAAGCCACGCCCCCCAGCAGCACCTCGGCTCCCCGTCGAGAACCCGGGTCCGACGTGCACAGCAGGCTAGGCGTGGCCAAGCAAGATATCAAAGGCCTCTATTCAGACACGCGTGAGAAGAAATCAG cagGAAACCTGTGGACTCGCCTGGGCTCGGCCCCCAAAGCTAAAGAAAAGAGCCCCGGGCAGACGGATGGTCCCGCGCGgccccccgaggaggaggaggaagaggagctgcagCGAGCCTGGGGGGCCCTGATCCAGGAGAAGGAGCAGTCCCGCCAGAAGAAGAGCCGGCTGGATAACTTACCATCTCTCCAGATCGAGATCAGTCGGGAGAGCAGCTCGGGTTCGGACACGGAGTCCTGA